In the genome of Croceimicrobium hydrocarbonivorans, one region contains:
- a CDS encoding Tc toxin subunit A-related protein — translation MNNSISPQKLNRILKDNPGFDISSFNFLNKEELAKLIIKDSNKEATIDELMAYQRMIRICPDENDALILLDNGLDSCIKICNLNRGVFIEDFSKLLGTDGTKRAETIYSNALATKSKVMHLVASAKNLAGSSFKNLTVNNVPDSVSQTFEDLNSYQDFFGDLDYCDCSECKSILGPAAYLVDLLRIIDIGITQPNSNIPDGLHFFDRRPDIEKIDLTCENTNTIIPYLNIVNEILVNTLESALASEGALIDNDLFLSLANTYFPFNLPFHLPLEKIVAALKQQGSSLYDVAKVLSTDNKITIDSAGKILGLSVEQVANLKAQDPANLAEVLSKNYGLTVKSGSLNGLDEVDTFLQQTGLNITELKSLFTQNLSAKEIFDVSGTYKLSQFGPNMTLSQVGSTITGTYGTDGKIVAAIEGKVMKGQWSSATMASPATEGDIEFTFESDGSSFTGKWSKGLGQPWEASAWNGSLNGSSNQGVIPHTLFINGSLADKQYLSIIDGDPSTIANQDINTLDRLNRFIRLSQLLAWPYKMLNWVLMTLQVDDIDDANFVELAKVQLAASQYGLDLGLLNCMWFDIQTIGVGDGSISQAPFDQLFNTKNYLSQAGEPYHPSIAASATSFVNPLYGDTAFLYVVDQVKYQATNPSDASKELVSKGEILIKGIPASEDDILKVANAVFGDVATIELTVPNLSTLYRHIMLAQHLNISIDQYLLLLALTGNTQNKLIKAIFDRDSLLNVLDIAAKIQKSGFTVYDLNFAINQISIDNISPYVNSGFNVNAVSAFQDTVRKVLQGAVCSAGSFAFSKLTNIESAQVFAGLSARGFIDANGLIIKASSSLSSDDWAVIFIGKYAQPSSFAVNDSSVVISSDESTQIFEALQSQNILDEKGQIIKLLTSINWSAIKIGPAPGKALTKAQQTYVTDTLQDLQTTTSPTQREFITSKLDSIMTHQNELFANQLGAFFNVTEAIASSAIGAVNEGDLKYLEIFIAPSSPQNDQKVQTFLLNCSKILMLQRLLVLTAEQFASVCMSPKAYSLAGDNTYTLGALLSIAGLKNLVNDFGDVDNDLIGYLDLVWSTPAPSASSLISKICALTNWNEQQYTYIIGQLSLNAKGCRTLEDIVSVQSVFGLATRLKTDVYFLTELNAVTKLKAESAYWSIYQSTSSKLILSLQSSSRSDDQTLLKQVESAIEEKKRDALLWISIWTLNKTWSDLKTPENLYEFLMIDPENSGCSEISLIKEALNAAQMYLQRCRLNLEKEVDITSDDIPEEWWEWMMSYRVWQANREIFLYPENYIEPSLRQSKTSLFKSLESTLMQGEVSKDLVESAYVKYLDGFAQYAKLKYVDAYQTIVEDQERGPVDTLYTIARTQEQPYQFYYMTREKVGDCSGDSSFLWSEWKEINIKIDSEHITPVYAFNKLFVFWLEISTSKETNGLSGETGSSTDVKSDTRIITNASIKYSYYNFNGKWIQPQTLVSNVPVNVLLSKGNIYGSFYSQFTDVEAPCWKSVSVINTKSAKYIGVEKSSAEKLIVYFGPLVGTEVLSTAPDIPSNSDSAAVFAFKQMLVNAYFHLEQLEFFNLNGSIPLCGSYVIDETSSNGIVLRQNEYVLLEENTLSNSISPTFGVEIGEDKLAITSDYRTVQTNNSNGVSQAYINVEKGPVKVTADSFIVDPYIDSTESSSLFGAIKANLSAVLDANDVITKAALSETVQSIGNALSISDETAYLIQTRFFELYYGSLILFSDIAPSSTVVQVKNQPNTFIFNDGIESFLLTATNHVIENILPVLQTDAFVSASITKSQSEAFYSILSTSPNNYINPNGTVNASLVDSATKFSMARLLNISNDEADNVITVLKAAENGKQKIAIKDFEKISDQLSIGGFVLSPESFVSSDITLDKANGYYSLLQKSPNNYINGDGTTNYDLVDGLTISTLASLLGLGDSDAATIRIYNLLKRASFLLTEQSFECSEISSSESSTYYGILSTSPNDFILPDGSINNKLVANITTFSIAKLLNLQGDSLAVAKVISVLKSYSPVALAYAYPEIIADDLNTVTIYEHDNIYSLQFDVQRLSTGAIYPISQAMSFGGVNSALDLSMQQAPVNVTKPFDALSPTTAQLQAPLSGPVLKDPKYYDNQQVEFSGPYGLYYWELFFHAPFLVASMLNTNQQFSSAEDWYQFIFNPTQQTKYLTKNEFIAKGPKDLSTEDLGTFYGILTQAPNNYIDAKGNVSSLITTSSPFAISSLLSISFDQGQEIYNLLENYYLSKPWVKAWRFNPFRNYKLQTLVENLTNCAQITEYNDDPFVPDAIARLRIGAYEKTIVMHYIDNLLDWGDSEFRQYSWESITTARMLYTYALDLLGPKPLDLGACEASIPVTFQDIAARYKDGKIPQFLIDMEHLSAMTGTSSLSHVSANANKPFNDLGYYFCIPENDQLNAYWDRVEDRMYKIRHCLNIDGEAQPLPLFQAPINPMDLVRAASQGGNVLSIASQQQQNISNYRFTYLIQQAKSFVQIVSGFGTTLLGILEKSDNEALAMLHLNQSSQILNMTLSVKSKQLEGLQSQLDGLNESLQSAQNQQEFYASLISSGYNAAENTSLAYMQASIDIQAVMAGIQGVSVAAYLAPCIFGFSDGGMKFGDAVNMGSQMLATTAQILTQESGSSQTIAQFQRRAEEWGLQKQNAQFSVAQIQDQIESMQANISSSEQEIAIQKKQIEQNQDQLDFYKSKFTNQELYQWMIGQVSSVYFQAYNLALGSALMAQMAYNYELDREDSFVAFGYWDSLHKGLLAADGLNLALAQLENAYTLNHERRMEIEKTISLKSINPEAFYAFKSGANAGSLKFSLTEELFDRDFPGHYCRRIKSVSVSIPAIVGPYQNIHASLVQNSNMVVLQANKDTVNYAIYATAAQKSGTAPQEPSASELRQNWASSQQVVLSKGSGDSGLFTVNMDDPRYLPFEETGAVSTWTLSMPPANNQIDFSSISDIILSVKYTAKDGGSAFANEVLGLYTQQKPQYQNIRINSIAINQAFASTWYQLFQSAPDGSNQQFLSIPISDNLVLPNLSNVELNQIVIQFDTASGSSIQSNTSGVSLQVGSAAAVPVQIANNRGTILASDLQKITDWHGVDWKFIFTNTELPELCSDGKLDADKLLNITLFISYTSAL, via the coding sequence ATGAATAACTCTATTAGTCCTCAGAAATTAAATCGCATTCTAAAAGATAATCCGGGATTCGATATTTCCTCTTTCAACTTTTTAAACAAAGAGGAGCTGGCCAAACTGATCATTAAAGACTCTAATAAAGAGGCTACTATAGATGAACTCATGGCCTATCAGCGAATGATCCGCATTTGCCCAGATGAGAATGATGCCTTGATCTTATTGGATAATGGACTCGATTCCTGCATTAAGATTTGCAATCTAAACAGAGGAGTCTTCATTGAGGATTTCAGCAAGCTTTTAGGTACAGACGGAACAAAAAGGGCTGAAACCATATATAGCAATGCTCTGGCTACTAAATCAAAGGTGATGCATTTGGTGGCTTCTGCTAAAAACCTGGCTGGTTCTAGCTTTAAAAATCTGACGGTAAACAATGTCCCAGATTCTGTCAGTCAAACCTTTGAAGATCTAAACAGTTACCAGGATTTTTTTGGTGATCTCGATTATTGCGATTGCTCTGAATGCAAGTCTATTCTAGGTCCAGCGGCTTATCTGGTGGACTTATTGCGCATCATTGACATTGGTATTACCCAGCCCAATTCCAATATTCCTGATGGCCTTCACTTTTTTGATCGTAGACCAGATATTGAAAAAATTGACCTGACCTGTGAAAACACCAATACTATAATTCCCTATCTCAATATTGTCAATGAGATATTAGTTAACACATTAGAAAGTGCTCTGGCCAGCGAAGGTGCTTTGATCGATAATGATCTATTCTTAAGCCTCGCGAACACTTATTTCCCCTTTAATCTTCCTTTTCACCTGCCCCTTGAAAAAATTGTGGCAGCCCTTAAGCAGCAAGGTTCAAGTTTGTACGATGTAGCAAAAGTACTCTCTACCGATAACAAGATCACCATTGATAGCGCCGGCAAAATTCTAGGGCTTTCGGTGGAGCAAGTAGCTAATCTTAAAGCACAAGACCCTGCCAATCTCGCTGAAGTGCTAAGCAAGAACTATGGCCTGACCGTGAAAAGCGGATCACTGAATGGGCTGGATGAGGTGGATACCTTTTTGCAACAGACCGGCCTAAATATTACGGAGCTAAAGAGTTTGTTTACCCAAAATCTTAGCGCCAAGGAAATTTTTGACGTTTCGGGCACCTATAAATTATCTCAGTTTGGTCCTAATATGACCCTAAGCCAGGTGGGTAGCACAATTACCGGGACTTATGGCACCGATGGTAAAATTGTGGCCGCAATTGAGGGGAAAGTCATGAAAGGGCAGTGGAGCAGTGCCACCATGGCTTCCCCGGCCACTGAGGGTGACATCGAATTTACCTTTGAATCAGATGGCTCATCATTTACCGGAAAATGGAGCAAAGGGCTGGGTCAGCCTTGGGAAGCATCAGCCTGGAATGGCAGCCTTAATGGCAGCTCAAACCAAGGAGTAATTCCGCATACGCTATTCATTAATGGAAGCTTGGCAGACAAACAATATTTAAGCATTATAGATGGCGACCCCAGTACCATTGCCAATCAGGATATAAACACCTTAGATCGCCTTAACCGCTTCATTAGGTTATCCCAATTATTGGCTTGGCCTTATAAAATGCTGAACTGGGTTTTAATGACCCTACAGGTAGATGACATTGACGATGCAAATTTTGTGGAGCTTGCTAAGGTCCAATTAGCTGCATCGCAATACGGACTGGATCTAGGCCTATTGAACTGCATGTGGTTCGATATTCAAACCATTGGGGTAGGAGACGGATCAATTTCTCAGGCTCCTTTTGATCAGCTATTTAACACCAAGAATTACCTCAGTCAGGCGGGAGAACCTTATCACCCAAGCATTGCTGCCTCCGCTACCAGCTTTGTAAACCCCTTGTATGGAGATACAGCCTTTCTATACGTTGTCGATCAAGTTAAATACCAAGCGACTAATCCTTCCGATGCAAGCAAAGAACTAGTTAGTAAAGGGGAAATCTTAATTAAAGGAATTCCGGCTAGTGAGGATGATATTCTGAAAGTAGCGAATGCCGTTTTTGGTGATGTAGCAACAATAGAATTAACGGTGCCCAATCTTTCGACGCTATACCGTCATATCATGCTTGCGCAGCACCTAAACATTAGCATAGATCAGTACCTCCTGTTGTTGGCACTAACCGGAAACACGCAAAACAAGCTCATTAAGGCAATATTTGATCGAGACAGCCTGCTGAATGTTTTAGATATCGCTGCCAAAATTCAGAAGTCCGGATTTACCGTTTACGACTTGAATTTTGCGATAAACCAGATTAGTATAGACAACATTAGTCCTTATGTAAATAGTGGTTTCAATGTCAACGCTGTTTCCGCCTTTCAGGATACCGTAAGGAAAGTACTGCAAGGGGCAGTATGCAGCGCTGGCTCATTTGCCTTCAGTAAACTCACCAATATTGAATCGGCCCAAGTATTTGCAGGCTTAAGTGCACGCGGATTTATTGATGCCAATGGACTGATAATTAAAGCTTCATCGAGTTTAAGCAGCGATGATTGGGCTGTGATTTTTATTGGAAAATATGCACAGCCAAGTTCCTTTGCCGTAAATGATTCATCGGTAGTTATAAGTAGTGATGAATCCACACAAATTTTTGAAGCGCTTCAATCACAAAATATTCTGGACGAGAAGGGGCAGATCATTAAGCTCCTGACCAGTATTAATTGGTCAGCCATTAAAATTGGTCCAGCGCCCGGTAAGGCCCTTACTAAGGCGCAACAAACTTATGTAACAGATACACTTCAGGATTTACAAACAACCACTAGTCCTACACAGCGCGAGTTTATTACTTCCAAGCTAGATAGCATCATGACTCATCAAAATGAGTTGTTTGCGAATCAGTTAGGGGCCTTTTTTAATGTCACTGAGGCAATCGCTTCATCGGCAATTGGAGCGGTGAATGAGGGGGATTTAAAGTATTTGGAGATATTCATTGCTCCTTCCAGTCCTCAAAACGATCAGAAGGTCCAAACCTTCTTGTTGAACTGCTCGAAGATTTTAATGCTTCAAAGACTTTTAGTTCTAACAGCAGAGCAGTTTGCTAGTGTTTGTATGAGCCCTAAAGCCTACTCATTAGCAGGCGATAATACCTACACCTTGGGAGCCTTATTGTCCATAGCAGGATTAAAAAACCTGGTAAATGACTTTGGTGATGTTGATAATGACTTGATCGGATACCTGGATTTGGTTTGGTCTACTCCGGCTCCAAGTGCTTCAAGCCTCATCTCTAAAATCTGTGCGCTCACCAATTGGAATGAACAACAATATACCTATATCATTGGTCAGTTGTCTTTAAATGCCAAGGGCTGTAGGACCTTGGAAGACATTGTCAGTGTTCAATCCGTCTTTGGACTGGCAACTAGGCTTAAAACCGATGTTTATTTCCTAACAGAGCTGAATGCCGTAACAAAGCTAAAGGCAGAAAGCGCATACTGGTCAATTTATCAAAGTACTTCATCCAAACTGATTTTAAGCCTTCAATCATCCTCCAGGTCTGATGACCAAACTCTATTGAAGCAGGTAGAATCAGCCATAGAAGAGAAGAAACGCGACGCGCTTTTGTGGATTAGTATCTGGACTCTTAACAAGACCTGGTCTGATTTAAAAACGCCCGAAAACCTTTACGAGTTCTTGATGATTGATCCGGAGAACAGCGGATGCTCCGAAATATCATTGATCAAAGAAGCATTAAATGCGGCGCAAATGTACTTACAGCGTTGTCGCTTGAATCTTGAAAAAGAGGTTGATATAACTAGCGATGATATACCGGAGGAATGGTGGGAGTGGATGATGTCTTACCGTGTTTGGCAAGCTAATCGCGAGATTTTCTTATATCCTGAAAATTACATCGAACCCAGTTTAAGGCAATCAAAAACCTCCTTATTTAAAAGCCTGGAAAGTACCTTAATGCAAGGTGAGGTTAGCAAAGATTTGGTAGAGTCGGCCTATGTGAAATACCTGGACGGATTTGCCCAATATGCAAAACTGAAATACGTAGATGCCTATCAAACTATCGTTGAAGATCAGGAAAGGGGACCGGTAGATACACTTTACACCATAGCCCGTACCCAAGAACAACCTTACCAGTTTTATTACATGACCCGCGAGAAAGTAGGCGACTGCTCTGGCGACAGCTCATTTCTTTGGTCTGAGTGGAAGGAAATAAACATCAAAATTGATTCTGAGCATATAACACCTGTATATGCATTTAATAAGCTATTTGTCTTCTGGCTGGAAATCAGTACCAGCAAAGAAACCAATGGCTTAAGCGGAGAAACGGGCTCATCTACCGATGTGAAAAGTGATACCCGCATAATTACCAATGCCAGCATCAAATACTCCTATTACAATTTTAATGGGAAATGGATCCAGCCTCAAACTTTGGTCTCTAATGTTCCAGTGAATGTGCTTTTAAGCAAGGGGAATATTTATGGTTCCTTCTATTCACAGTTTACGGATGTTGAAGCCCCTTGCTGGAAGAGCGTTTCAGTTATAAATACCAAGTCGGCTAAATACATTGGTGTGGAAAAATCATCTGCTGAAAAGCTGATTGTTTACTTCGGGCCACTGGTGGGGACAGAGGTATTAAGTACTGCCCCTGATATTCCCTCTAACTCTGATTCTGCCGCCGTATTTGCCTTTAAACAAATGCTGGTGAATGCCTACTTCCATTTAGAACAATTGGAATTCTTCAATCTGAACGGAAGCATACCTCTTTGTGGTAGTTATGTTATTGATGAAACCTCAAGCAATGGCATTGTTCTGCGGCAAAACGAATATGTTCTGCTGGAAGAGAATACTTTATCGAATTCAATCAGTCCAACCTTCGGAGTTGAAATCGGTGAAGACAAACTGGCCATTACGTCTGATTACCGGACGGTTCAAACCAATAATAGTAATGGTGTTAGCCAAGCCTATATAAATGTTGAAAAAGGTCCGGTAAAAGTCACGGCTGATAGCTTTATTGTTGATCCTTATATAGATAGCACCGAGTCCTCCAGTCTCTTTGGCGCTATAAAAGCAAATCTCAGTGCTGTTTTAGATGCTAATGATGTAATTACCAAGGCTGCACTTTCAGAAACGGTGCAAAGCATTGGAAATGCCCTTAGTATTTCTGATGAAACCGCTTATCTGATCCAAACAAGATTCTTTGAACTGTATTATGGCTCATTGATTTTGTTCTCCGATATCGCTCCCAGTTCTACCGTAGTTCAGGTCAAGAATCAGCCTAATACCTTCATTTTTAATGATGGTATAGAGTCCTTCTTGCTAACGGCAACCAACCATGTTATCGAGAACATCTTACCAGTTTTACAAACCGACGCATTTGTATCGGCCAGTATCACCAAATCACAGTCGGAAGCTTTCTACAGCATTCTGTCTACCAGCCCAAATAACTACATCAATCCTAATGGTACTGTAAATGCCTCATTAGTAGATAGTGCCACTAAGTTTTCGATGGCCCGACTGCTGAATATTTCGAATGATGAAGCAGACAATGTAATAACTGTCCTGAAGGCGGCTGAAAATGGAAAGCAGAAGATTGCGATAAAAGATTTTGAGAAGATCAGTGATCAGCTATCGATTGGTGGATTTGTCTTAAGTCCGGAATCTTTTGTTTCAAGCGATATCACCCTCGATAAGGCAAATGGGTATTATTCGCTATTGCAGAAGAGTCCTAACAATTATATCAATGGCGATGGCACTACGAATTATGATCTTGTTGATGGCTTAACAATTTCAACACTTGCCAGTCTTTTAGGCCTGGGTGATTCGGATGCCGCAACCATAAGAATATACAATCTTCTAAAACGAGCTTCCTTCTTGTTAACCGAACAGTCCTTCGAATGCTCGGAGATTTCTAGCTCAGAATCCAGTACTTACTATGGTATTCTCTCTACTTCGCCGAATGATTTTATTCTTCCTGATGGTTCCATTAACAATAAACTGGTAGCAAACATTACGACCTTCTCCATTGCGAAGTTGTTGAATTTACAGGGAGATAGTCTTGCCGTTGCGAAAGTCATTAGCGTATTAAAGTCCTATAGCCCGGTTGCTTTAGCCTATGCCTATCCGGAAATTATTGCAGATGATCTAAATACGGTAACCATCTACGAGCATGATAATATCTACTCTCTTCAGTTTGATGTTCAGCGCTTATCTACCGGAGCTATATATCCTATCAGTCAGGCGATGAGTTTTGGGGGCGTAAATTCTGCTTTGGATTTAAGCATGCAACAAGCCCCGGTAAATGTTACTAAGCCCTTTGATGCTTTATCCCCAACCACCGCCCAATTGCAAGCTCCTTTGTCTGGACCGGTGTTAAAGGATCCTAAGTACTACGATAACCAGCAGGTAGAATTTAGCGGACCTTATGGCCTTTATTACTGGGAGCTATTTTTCCATGCTCCATTCTTGGTCGCTTCTATGTTGAATACGAATCAACAGTTTTCCTCTGCTGAAGATTGGTATCAATTCATCTTTAACCCTACACAGCAAACCAAGTATCTAACTAAGAATGAGTTTATAGCAAAAGGGCCGAAGGATCTAAGTACAGAGGATCTTGGTACTTTCTATGGTATTCTTACCCAAGCCCCTAATAACTATATCGACGCTAAGGGGAATGTAAGCTCTTTAATTACCACCAGCAGTCCATTTGCAATTTCAAGCTTGCTAAGCATTTCTTTCGACCAGGGCCAGGAAATATATAATCTGCTTGAAAACTATTATCTCAGTAAGCCCTGGGTTAAAGCCTGGCGATTTAATCCTTTCAGAAACTATAAGCTGCAAACTTTAGTTGAAAACCTTACTAATTGTGCGCAAATAACCGAATACAACGATGATCCATTTGTGCCGGATGCTATTGCTCGATTAAGGATCGGTGCCTATGAAAAAACGATTGTCATGCACTATATCGACAATTTGCTGGATTGGGGCGATTCGGAGTTCAGACAATATTCTTGGGAGTCGATTACCACTGCGAGAATGCTCTACACCTATGCCTTAGATCTTTTAGGTCCTAAACCCTTGGATCTTGGGGCTTGTGAAGCATCCATTCCTGTTACCTTTCAAGACATTGCAGCAAGGTATAAGGATGGTAAAATACCACAGTTCTTGATTGACATGGAGCACCTTTCTGCCATGACTGGTACTTCTTCCCTTAGTCATGTTAGCGCTAATGCCAACAAACCCTTTAATGATTTAGGCTATTACTTCTGCATTCCTGAGAATGATCAGCTAAATGCCTATTGGGATCGGGTAGAGGATCGCATGTACAAAATCAGGCATTGTTTGAATATCGACGGAGAAGCCCAGCCGCTGCCTTTATTCCAAGCACCGATTAACCCAATGGATTTGGTGCGCGCAGCATCTCAGGGGGGCAATGTATTAAGTATTGCCAGTCAGCAGCAGCAAAACATCTCTAACTATCGCTTCACTTACTTGATTCAACAAGCCAAGTCTTTTGTTCAAATCGTAAGTGGATTTGGGACTACTCTCTTGGGAATTCTAGAGAAATCGGATAATGAAGCCCTGGCAATGTTGCACTTGAATCAGTCGAGTCAAATTCTCAATATGACCTTGAGTGTAAAAAGCAAGCAGCTCGAAGGTTTACAAAGTCAATTGGATGGTTTGAATGAGAGTTTACAGAGTGCTCAAAACCAACAAGAATTTTACGCTAGTTTAATTAGTAGCGGTTATAATGCTGCTGAAAACACCTCCTTGGCCTATATGCAGGCCAGCATAGACATTCAGGCTGTAATGGCCGGTATTCAAGGTGTTTCGGTGGCAGCCTATCTAGCCCCCTGCATTTTTGGCTTCTCCGATGGCGGTATGAAATTCGGTGATGCCGTAAATATGGGCTCTCAGATGCTTGCCACTACTGCTCAAATTTTAACGCAGGAAAGTGGTTCATCGCAAACCATTGCTCAATTTCAACGCAGAGCAGAAGAATGGGGCCTACAAAAGCAAAATGCTCAATTCTCCGTAGCTCAAATTCAGGATCAAATTGAAAGCATGCAGGCCAATATTTCTTCCTCAGAGCAAGAAATAGCCATTCAGAAAAAGCAAATTGAACAGAATCAGGATCAACTTGATTTTTACAAGAGCAAGTTTACCAATCAGGAGCTCTATCAATGGATGATTGGACAGGTATCCTCGGTTTACTTCCAGGCTTATAATCTGGCCTTAGGCAGCGCCTTAATGGCTCAGATGGCTTACAACTATGAATTAGACCGCGAAGATTCCTTTGTTGCTTTTGGATATTGGGATTCACTTCACAAAGGTTTACTGGCTGCCGATGGTTTAAACCTGGCCCTTGCCCAATTAGAAAATGCCTACACGCTAAACCACGAGCGCCGAATGGAAATTGAGAAAACAATTTCCCTCAAGTCCATTAACCCTGAAGCCTTCTATGCTTTTAAATCCGGCGCTAATGCTGGAAGCCTCAAATTCTCATTAACAGAAGAGTTGTTTGACCGCGACTTTCCCGGTCATTACTGCCGAAGAATTAAGTCTGTTTCTGTAAGTATTCCAGCGATTGTTGGGCCTTACCAAAACATCCATGCAAGCTTGGTTCAAAATAGCAATATGGTGGTTTTACAAGCCAATAAGGACACGGTAAATTATGCCATTTATGCTACGGCAGCTCAAAAGTCTGGAACAGCACCACAAGAGCCGAGTGCATCAGAACTAAGGCAAAATTGGGCCTCCAGTCAACAAGTGGTTTTATCGAAGGGTAGTGGTGATTCCGGCTTGTTCACAGTAAATATGGATGATCCCAGATATTTGCCATTCGAAGAAACCGGTGCTGTTTCTACCTGGACCTTAAGCATGCCTCCAGCGAATAATCAAATCGATTTTTCGAGCATCTCTGATATTATTCTAAGTGTAAAATATACCGCTAAGGATGGAGGTAGTGCTTTTGCAAATGAGGTCTTAGGATTATATACCCAGCAAAAGCCTCAATATCAAAACATCCGGATCAATAGCATTGCAATAAATCAAGCTTTTGCCTCCACCTGGTATCAGCTATTCCAGAGTGCACCTGATGGTAGTAATCAACAGTTTTTAAGCATTCCTATTTCGGATAATCTGGTACTGCCCAATCTGAGTAATGTGGAGCTGAATCAAATCGTAATTCAGTTCGACACAGCAAGTGGTTCTAGTATCCAGAGTAATACCAGTGGTGTATCCCTTCAAGTAGGTTCGGCAGCGGCCGTGCCTGTTCAAATAGCAAACAATAGGGGAACTATACTAGCCAGTGATTTGCAGAAAATCACCGACTGGCATGGTGTAGACTGGAAGTTCATTTTTACGAATACTGAACTTCCTGAATTATGCAGCGATGGAAAGTTGGATGCTGATAAGCTATTGAACATCACCCTCTTCATTTCTTATACCAGTGCGCTGTAG